From the Huiozyma naganishii CBS 8797 chromosome 13, complete genome genome, the window CTGACGCTGCTCTGCGTTATGTCTTGGACTTTACTGCTCTGCGCGTACTTGACCCACTCCCAGTGCGGAGCACCCCCACGGTGTTGCTGCAATGCCAGTAGGAGCACACACAGCGGGTTCCTCCCACAGACGGTGTTCCCCGTGATGGCGAGGTACTCCGTCCACTTATCCAGGTCGTTGCTCTCCAGAACGTGCATAGCACCGCGGTCGAGCAACTCGACGGACTGCCAGATCGGCAGACGGTGGTGTGCCAGCTTGCTGCGCGCAGTGAGCTCCTCGACCTCGGTCTCCTCCGCCAGAGCCGTAGTGAGCTCCTCCTGGGAGCCCACGTACCCTGTGTACTCGAACCTTCGCCCCCAGTGGCAGAAGTCGCTGCTCACAACGACGATGGCCCGCTGCGAGGCCAACTGTTCCGCAAGAACCGCCGCGAGCGAGGCGTACTTCTCCCGGGACGCATGCGAGACCATGATGGGGACGACTTGCGCACCCCTGGCCCCCGAGGACAACCCTCGCTGCTCCAGTAGACACCTCAGCGCAGGGTACTGCATCTCGAGCGAGTGTTCCGCAAGGTCCACCGCCTCACTCATCCTCTTGAAGGGACCGCCGCCTTGTA encodes:
- the MHO1 gene encoding Mho1p (similar to Saccharomyces cerevisiae YJR008W; ancestral locus Anc_5.156), whose protein sequence is MSRLEETSRRRATHAGSWYPSDGGQLRDTVFKHRGQGPRAGARVVVAPHAGYKYCSSVLWPAYESLDTSCPGSSHLRVFVLGPSHHAYFKDTFLVSGYSELDTPLGPLPVDTEYCESLVQGGGPFKRMSEAVDLAEHSLEMQYPALRCLLEQRGLSSGARGAQVVPIMVSHASREKYASLAAVLAEQLASQRAIVVVSSDFCHWGRRFEYTGYVGSQEELTTALAEETEVEELTARSKLAHHRLPIWQSVELLDRGAMHVLESNDLDKWTEYLAITGNTVCGRNPLCVLLLALQQHRGGAPHWEWVKYAQSSKVQDITQSSVSYASAYIKLPSV